One window of Enterobacter sp. RHBSTW-00175 genomic DNA carries:
- a CDS encoding ArdC family protein: MTISLHTQASAPNTAAATSVSPLDPSGSSKTKFSKSKTDIYQTVTDSIISALETGVKPWSCPWQRVPGMSGLPSNYSTGMAYSGMNIMLLWSSASEQGFKDSRWMTYKQAQAEGGQVRKGENGTTAIFYTTLEKENDDGETDYIPMLKTFTVFNVEQIDGLPLSDEAVCPAETFEPLPRAEALFRNSGATIIEKGQNAFFAPSTDEIRLPERCLFTDAANFYATGLHELIHWSGAKSRLNREMKGKFGSEGYAFEELIAELGSAFLVADLGIVGEVQHESYIASWLKALKNDKRYIFKAASAASKAHRYLMDKL, from the coding sequence ATGACTATTTCCCTGCATACCCAGGCTAGCGCCCCTAACACCGCAGCGGCGACCAGCGTATCCCCGCTGGACCCGTCAGGCTCCTCAAAAACGAAATTTTCCAAAAGCAAAACCGATATTTATCAGACGGTTACTGACAGCATTATTTCTGCCCTTGAAACGGGCGTTAAGCCATGGTCCTGCCCGTGGCAGCGCGTACCGGGTATGTCAGGATTGCCTTCAAATTACTCAACTGGTATGGCTTACAGTGGAATGAATATCATGTTGTTGTGGAGCAGTGCGTCAGAACAGGGATTCAAGGATTCACGCTGGATGACTTACAAACAGGCGCAAGCGGAAGGCGGGCAGGTACGCAAGGGAGAAAACGGCACTACCGCCATTTTCTATACCACGCTGGAAAAGGAAAATGACGACGGAGAAACTGACTATATCCCGATGCTGAAGACGTTCACCGTGTTTAATGTTGAGCAAATTGATGGTTTGCCTCTAAGTGACGAAGCCGTTTGTCCGGCAGAGACCTTTGAACCGCTACCGCGTGCGGAAGCGCTTTTCCGTAACAGTGGTGCAACCATCATTGAGAAGGGACAAAACGCCTTTTTTGCACCATCAACCGATGAAATCCGTTTACCGGAACGTTGTCTTTTTACCGATGCTGCCAATTTCTACGCCACCGGCCTGCATGAGCTGATTCACTGGAGCGGGGCAAAAAGTCGGCTGAACCGTGAAATGAAAGGGAAGTTTGGCAGTGAGGGATATGCGTTTGAGGAGTTGATCGCCGAACTGGGAAGCGCGTTCCTGGTGGCGGATCTGGGGATCGTTGGAGAGGTGCAGCATGAAAGCTATATCGCTTCCTGGCTGAAAGCACTGAAGAACGACAAGCGCTATATTTTCAAGGCCGCCAGCGCGGCATCCAAAGCGCATCGTTATTTGATGGATAAGCTTTGA